Part of the Candidatus Obscuribacterales bacterium genome, GAGCAATGATATTACGAGCGTCATCGGGCAAGCGCGGCCCCACAAAAATGGTTCGCCCTTCACGGTTGGCTTCTAGACCACTAATGCGCAATACATAGTTAAAGACGTCCTGAACCGGCTCGTTCTCAATATCGAGGGAAATACGTACTTCCTCAGCATCTTCATCTCCAGATGCTTGACCGTCGTCGGCGTTTATGCCTGGAATCTCACCAATATAGGCAATGTTCAGGTTGGCAGCACGAGCTAGCAGAGATAGGACATCACGCACCGGTGCATCTCGCAAAACCAAGCGAGGCACGCGTTCAGTCGTTGCTAGGTCAATGCGATCGCGTGATGTATCGAGGGTTGAAACAGCGATATCGCCCAAGGGTGGTGCAACCGCCCTTGATTGGAGCGGTGGCGTAAAGCCTTGAGCTGGGTTGAGAACCGGTACCCCGTCAATAAACAGCTCCGGATTAGGCACCAAGACAGGGCTAGGCGAAGGCATCTGGGCAATTGAGGGAGGTGGCGCAGGGGCAACTTGGGGTGGTGGCGCAGGAGCCGGTGCAGGAGCCGGTGCCGGCGCTTGAGCTGTTGCTCCAGCATTAGCAAAGTCAAACACAATGCTGTTGTCAGCTTGACGGACTTGCCCAGAGGGAGCGCTATCGGAGGCGGAGGTGATCGACAGACGAATGCTGTTTTCGTCCACTTGAGTGACGCTGACGGAGGCAATGCCAGGGGCCGGATTATTTTGCAAATAACCGTTGCCCTCGGGAAGCTGAAGCTGCGTGTTGATGATGTCCGACACCAGCGTATTCCCCTGAGCGATGGTAAACACCTGGGGGCGATCGCCCTCCTGGGTTTGTAACACCACTTCAACACCATTGGATGCCTCAGTCACCTGTACCCCGGTTACACGGGTTGGCTGGGCAGAAGCCGGCTGAGCCGTCATCGCCACCATCATGCCACTGGCCACCACACTACTCAATCCTAAAAGACGTTTCACTGTCCCCTCCTCCTTCAAAATCTCTTGGATGAACTAACCCGTAACATCAACACTGAGCGCTAAATCTAGTTCATATGAGCGAATTAACCGAATCCAGTTGATACACTTCTCGTTGACTGGTAGGGGGCGAACCCTCTCATGCCAACCCATCTTGCTGGACAGCCCTGAAGCACCATTAACTGCCTGCCTCGGCATTCCCTGCGCCTTCTGTGGCTTCTGTGCCTTCCGCTCCTTCCGCTCCTTCCGCTCCTTCCGCTCCTTCCGCTCCTTCCGCTCCTTCCGCTCCTTCCAGCGGAGGAGGATTGGCAGCTTCAAAGGATCCCTCTGGAGCCGGCAGCAACACATGGACTTGGAAGCTCGTGTCGATCAACACATAGTCACTTCTAGCAATCACTTGTCCCTGCTGATTGACCAGCGACTCTTGGGCGGCTGTGTTCAATTCTGAATTAAACTCTCGCAGCACCATGAGTGGTTGCAATCGCTCAATACTACGAATAATTGATTGAGTTTGGGTAAAGTCACCCCGCATCGACACATCAAATACCCGACGCTCCAGGCGATTATTCACAGCCGGACCATAGCTGCTGTCGGTAATCACCCCTGACAAGTCATCATTCAGCTCAAACGTGACAAGGTTTGCCTGCCGCACTTCATCCTCAATACCCGCATTAGCTGAGCGAATGCGTTCGTTGAGGTCAAAGAGTAGCGTATCCAAGCTAGCCTCGCTAGCAAATAAGCCCAGCACATCCGTCCGCAGATTTTCTGCCTCAACCAGTCGGGCTTGGGCTTCTTCAATTTGTCGCTCTAGCTCACCCGTATCCACGAGCAAACTTTGCTTTTGATCCACCTCACTTTGCAGAGCGCTATTGGTCTCCAAAACAGGTGAAACTAAATTTTGGAAGACCCAAAGAGCAGCAGCAGCGCCTAACACAATCAGCAGCAGCCCGCTCACCAAGGGAGTCAGTTCAATTCCAAAGACCTTCGGATAGGGAGATGTCTCTTCCATATCCGGTGCATTAGACATAAAATCACCGGCTGTCATGGCTGCAACACTCCTCGATTACGCAGGGTTTCAATACGGGATGTTAGACCGTAGGATAGGGTGCCTTCTAGTTCATCAAAGAGTTCCGAGGCAGTCATATCCGTGAGACGAGCTTCGATGGTATAGCTCACTTGCTGGCGCAGAGACACCTCTACAGAAACATCGTCATTCTCCGGCTCAAGCTGTCGTGGGTCGTCTACGAGCTCAGCTACAACCAAACGAGTTTCGTCGCTGTTCAAAAAGGGCGATCGCTGCAGCAGGAGCAAAAAGTCGTTGACGGCCGTAAACGTCGTTGCATAGCCTCGAATCTGAATCTTGGTTTCAGGGGGCGGCGGCGGCGGCGGTACTGTCCCATCAGCATTCGCGACAGGCGTCGAGCCACGGGGGGCAGCCTCTTCTTCAACTTGAGCAATTTGGATAACCTGCACAATATCTGGCGGTGTGTTGGCAGGCATATTGGGAATGCGATCGCGCACATCCTGCAAGATGGCAGACCAAGGTTTGATGCGATCAAACACCGTTGCTAGAGCCTGCACCTCTTCTTCAATGAGCTTGACCTGACTATCAACGTCAGCAAACTCACCCCGAAGGCTTTCAATTTGCGCAATCTGGTTATCCAGCGCTTGATTTTCCTGCTGCAAAATTCCGGTACGATACTGCGAAAACAACCAAAGACCCACCATGGCTGCCGGCAACCCGATACCAATAATTAAACCGGCATACAGCATAATCGGGCTTTGGGGCGCAGCCGCCTTAGAGGCGGCCGGTTCTGCGCTAATTCGCTCTTCGCGATCGCTTAAAAAATTAATGTCTAGACTATACATCTACCATGCCTCCCGCAACGCCAGCCCCAAGACAACACCCAGACCAGCCGGATGTTGAATATCTATTACTTCATTCTCCACAATCTCCAAGGAAATAGCGGCAACTGGATCAACCTGACTTGCAGGAAGACTGAGCCGCTGGGAGAAGAACTCATCTAGTTGACCAATGGCCCCGCCAGGCCCCGCCAGCAAAAGCTGCGCCACCTCCATGTTGTCACCCTGGTTGAGGTAGAAATCAATGGACCGCCTCAGCTCATCGGCCAATTCGCCTAGAACCCTCAACATAGCGGCAGAACCAGGATTGGTACCTCCCATCTGGGGTACACCCACACTATCCATCGGCGTAACTGGAATAGTCATGCCTTGCAGCAAATCGGTATTGCGCGAGGGCGGTAGATTCATGGCTCGGCTGAGGGCGCTCTGAATCTGGTAGGTGCCAATCGGCACGGTTCGTGAAAACTGGGGCACCCCATCCACCGTGATGGAAATTTCAGTGCTGTCAAATTCAATATCAACAATGGCGGCAGCTTCTTGAGGCGTAAACTGTCGGAGCTGCTCGCGAATGGTGCGAATCAGAGAAAAGCTGCTAATTTCTAGCACGTTGATGGCAATGCCCGCCTGCTGGAATGTATCGAGGTAGGTATCCGTCACGTCTTTGCGAGTGGCCACCAGTAACACCTGAACCTTATCGATGCCATCTTCATCGACGAAAAAGCCGAGCTTTTGGTAATCAACGTCGGCTTCTTCTCGGGGGAACGGGAGGTATAGCCCAGCTTCTTGATTCAGCACCATCTCCCGCAGTTCATTGTCATCTAGCTCCGCCGGGACTGGAATAATCCGGGTGACAGTATCTCGCCCTCCAGGAATAGCCGTTGCTGCACTTTTTACCTTGATGCCGTTGGTTTCAAGGACTTGCTGCACAATTTCTGCCATGGCAGGCGAATCAATAATCTGCCCTTCCTGAAAAATTCCCTCTGGCACTTCAGCAGTAGCCAGTTTCGCCAATTGAAACCCCTGACCCTTTTTCTTTAACTGAGCCACGTTCACTCGTTCAGGGGTCAGCTCGATACCGATCCCTTTCGTCTTCTTTGATAGCAAATCCTGAAGAATTCTAACCACGATACTATCCGCTCATTCACTAAAGATAAACGCTGGCCAAGGGGGCGACGCCGACGAAAGAACACCTATCTATCGAGCTAATGCGATCGCATCCTACTCGATTTCCTAAAGAACTGCCACCTTAAAATAAAAGCATAGATTTTTCGAAACTGCAGGACTAAACTTAGTCCCAACCTGTCTCTCCCATGCCTGAATTCTCAACGACTAGTCTCCCCAAGAGATGAAGGCTAAATACATGTTCACACCGCTATGGACTTGCCTCAAAATACGACCATCTATGGGTATATTCTGAAGCAAGAGACTTGTAACCATTGAGTCACGATAGCAAGGATTAAACTCACCCATTTCGATCGATTTAGACCCTTCTATTGAGACCATCACCAGACGGCGGATTGAGAAGAGAAATCGTGGCTTTGTAGAACCCCTAAAACGAAGCTAACCCCGCAGTGACACAAGGCATCGCGATCGCTTTCGGGGTGAGCCATGATCTATTCAGAGCTCTAACAAGAGAACAAAACCGTTGAACGCCTCGCTCAAGTGCGATGGTTATACCTAGCCTGCCCTCCATAGCTCCTCCTCATATCTAAGAGATATCTAAGAGTGCTTGGCAGCTATCCCGCTCCAGCAACCAAGAGTAGCGCACCAACCCTTTAGGCTGGGTTGACGATTAACCGATCGCATCGATGAGTTACCAGCGATACTACACACAAAATCGGAAATTGCGCAGGGTTTGGCGAAAACTTAGCAATGTTGTCCCTGATCCAGCAGGCAAGGGCTCAGCGATCGCTCTTTTCAGGCAACATTCATCCTCATACAGCCCATGGGTAGGCGCGAGGGACTTCACCATCGACGCCAGCTCTTGTAGCTCTTATACCGATCATGAGCTAGGGCAACCCTGGGTTAACAAGAACGATCAACCGATGGCTAGGTTATGTCAATGCTGGCTCGGATGACATGGGGGCGATCGCCATCCCTAGACTAACAGCGACTCCGAACACCTTATATCCTTGCTCCCTGCGGTGATGCTCCACTAACTTGCTGCTTCTTTCGACCACGACAGGCGGTATTCCGGACGTTCTGCAGCCCTTGTGATCCGTCATCATCCCCTAGGTCTGCCCTAGGAGCGATCGCATCCCAACCCGTATTCACCCCGACCTACCCATGAAAGTTTGCTGTTCTGAGGGGAAACGGTCGTAAAGAGTTAACAAGATCATGGATATAGATGACGCACGCATACTGCGGGTCAATCACCTCCTCGCTATCTAGCGATCGCTAGAAAAGTACATCCCTCAAGCCTCGACATCCAGGCCGGATCCCAACCAGGATTCGAGTACGGATTTCAGTCTTGAACCAGCATGTCTAATTCTGTCCATGAATCCATTCGTGTATCAATCCAGAGCGGGACAGGATTTCTAGGATTGGGCAGGATTGCACCTAGCTCCTCCACCGCGCTGTTATTGTCAACCAGCTATAAATCTGAGAGCCGACTATGGTATCTGGGTCCCATCAACCACCGTTTTCTCATCACGCCACACAGCCTGAATCAATTCCTTCCCCCGCTGTCATCCATCTTCCCTATGAATCAGACGAGATGGACTTGCAGAACGTCAAAGAAGTTATCTACCGACGACGGTGGATGCTGGCAGGGGTGGCGATCGCTACAACGGTGTGTTTTTGGGGTTGGACGCTGACCCGCACACCCATTTATCGTGGAGAATTTCAGGTGTTGGTGGAGGCGATCGCTGAAGTAGATCCCTCTGAAGAGTTGCTGCGCGAGGGCAGTCAGTTTCGCACCACCTTTGACTACGATACCCAAACAGAGGTGTTGCGCAGTCCAGCCTTGCTACGCCCCATTCTCGAAACGCTGCAAGAAACCTACCCCGATTTCAGCTACTCAGAATTAGCTGGCAACCTCAGCATCACGCGCCTGCGAGAGACAAAGGTGCTCTCGGTGAGCTACCGTAACCCTGATCCAGAACGCATTCAAACCGTCCTGGATGCCGTCGCTGAGGAATATCTCAAATATAGCTTTGAGCAACGGCAAACCAGTCTGCAGCAGGGTGTGCAGTTTGTTGAAGGTCAACTGCCAGAATTGCGCGATCGCGTGAATTCGCTACAGCAGCGTCTAGAGCGGTTTCGCCAAGAATATAGCCTGATCGACCCAGAATCGCGGGGCACCGAACTGTCCCGCCTGATCACCTCCATTGAAGAACAGCAGCAAAGCACCCGCACCCAGCTTTCAGAAGCAGAGTCTCTTTACCTGGCCATTCAAAGCCAGCTCGGCTACAGTCCCGACCAAGCTTTAGCAGCTTCGGCCCTGAGTGAATCGACCCGCTACCAGGCTATTTTGAACGAGGTACAGGAAGTTGAGGCACAGATTGCCACGGAATCTGCCCGATTCTTGCCTGATACCCCTAATGTGCAGGTGCTGGAGGATCGGCGAGATAGTTTATTGCCGCTGTTGGAACAGGAGGCCGATCGCATCCTTGGGCAGCGGTTATCGAATCAAATGGATGGCAACCTCACGTCCATTTCCATCGACCTCAGCCGCCAGTTGATCAACACAGCCAACGAAGTTCAGGTTCTACAAACTCGCCAGCGGGCCTTAGCAGACGTCGAACAGCAAATTAAGCAAGAGTTTGACCTTGTCCCCGCCCTAGCCCGGCAGTATACCGACCTGCAGCGGGAGTTAAGCATTGCCACTGATAGCCTGAATCGATTTTTGACCACTCGGGAATCCCTGGAACTGCAGGCTGCTCAGCAGTCAGTTCCCTGGCAGCTCATTTCCGAACCCACAACGATGAATTCTCCCATTGCCCCCAATGTTCCCCGTAGTTTGATGCTAGGGGCGATCGCTGGAGCTTTGTTAGGGGCAGGGGCAGCCTTTGTCACCGACAAACTGGATACAGTTTTTCATACCCCCGACGACTTGAAAGCCTTTGCCCGATTGCCAATGCTAGGTGTGGTGCCGTTTATTCGCCAGCCCAACCAAATGCTCGTCCAGGGCGCAGATACAGCAGCAGGAAACCGCAAGGCATCCTCCTACCACTACCAATCCTCTCCCTTTCTGGAAGCCTTTCGATCGCTCTATACCAATATCCGCTTCCTGGGAGCCGATCGCCCCATTCGTTCCGTTGTGATTAGTTCTGCCGTCCCGGCGGAGGGTAAATCGACCATTGCGCTGAACTTGGCACGAGCCACCGCCATTATGGGACAGCGGGTATTGCTAGTGGATGCAGATTTGCGGTTACCCCAAGTACACGAACGGCTAAAAATTCCTAACCTTAAGGGATTGAGCAATGTGATGACGGGTGATTGCTCCCTCGAAGACGCTATGCAGCGATCGCCCATTGATGAAAACTTAACGGTGATCACGGCAGGGATGATTCCCCCCGACCCAATTCAGCTCCTGTCATCCCAAAAGATGCAGCAGTTTAACCAAACGGTGACCCAAGACTTTGACATTGTCATTTACGACATGCCACCCCTGCTGGGATTTGCCGACAGCAGCCTGCTAGCCGCCCAAACCGATGGCATGATTGTCGTCGTCGGTTTGGGTACCACCAGCCGTACCGATCTGAAGCAAGCCCTCGATACCCTAGATGTTTCACCGGTATCCTTGTTGGGCGTGGTAGCCAATGGCATCAAATCTCACACCACCCGATCCTATGGCTACAACCGCTACCACCAGTACTACAAAGCCTATGCAGATGGAGCCGCCGCGCCGGAACCTGCAGCCGAGTCTTGGGTGGATGGTCTGCGCCAACGTTTGACCTCAGCATTTCCGGCAGCCAAGGATCTAGAAGATGAGGTTGATGGGGTAAACGAGGTAGACCATTCCGTAGACGACGCTGAGGAGG contains:
- a CDS encoding PilN domain-containing protein; this encodes MYSLDINFLSDREERISAEPAASKAAAPQSPIMLYAGLIIGIGLPAAMVGLWLFSQYRTGILQQENQALDNQIAQIESLRGEFADVDSQVKLIEEEVQALATVFDRIKPWSAILQDVRDRIPNMPANTPPDIVQVIQIAQVEEEAAPRGSTPVANADGTVPPPPPPPETKIQIRGYATTFTAVNDFLLLLQRSPFLNSDETRLVVAELVDDPRQLEPENDDVSVEVSLRQQVSYTIEARLTDMTASELFDELEGTLSYGLTSRIETLRNRGVLQP
- the pilM gene encoding type IV pilus assembly protein PilM — encoded protein: MVRILQDLLSKKTKGIGIELTPERVNVAQLKKKGQGFQLAKLATAEVPEGIFQEGQIIDSPAMAEIVQQVLETNGIKVKSAATAIPGGRDTVTRIIPVPAELDDNELREMVLNQEAGLYLPFPREEADVDYQKLGFFVDEDGIDKVQVLLVATRKDVTDTYLDTFQQAGIAINVLEISSFSLIRTIREQLRQFTPQEAAAIVDIEFDSTEISITVDGVPQFSRTVPIGTYQIQSALSRAMNLPPSRNTDLLQGMTIPVTPMDSVGVPQMGGTNPGSAAMLRVLGELADELRRSIDFYLNQGDNMEVAQLLLAGPGGAIGQLDEFFSQRLSLPASQVDPVAAISLEIVENEVIDIQHPAGLGVVLGLALREAW
- a CDS encoding polysaccharide biosynthesis tyrosine autokinase gives rise to the protein MVSGSHQPPFSHHATQPESIPSPAVIHLPYESDEMDLQNVKEVIYRRRWMLAGVAIATTVCFWGWTLTRTPIYRGEFQVLVEAIAEVDPSEELLREGSQFRTTFDYDTQTEVLRSPALLRPILETLQETYPDFSYSELAGNLSITRLRETKVLSVSYRNPDPERIQTVLDAVAEEYLKYSFEQRQTSLQQGVQFVEGQLPELRDRVNSLQQRLERFRQEYSLIDPESRGTELSRLITSIEEQQQSTRTQLSEAESLYLAIQSQLGYSPDQALAASALSESTRYQAILNEVQEVEAQIATESARFLPDTPNVQVLEDRRDSLLPLLEQEADRILGQRLSNQMDGNLTSISIDLSRQLINTANEVQVLQTRQRALADVEQQIKQEFDLVPALARQYTDLQRELSIATDSLNRFLTTRESLELQAAQQSVPWQLISEPTTMNSPIAPNVPRSLMLGAIAGALLGAGAAFVTDKLDTVFHTPDDLKAFARLPMLGVVPFIRQPNQMLVQGADTAAGNRKASSYHYQSSPFLEAFRSLYTNIRFLGADRPIRSVVISSAVPAEGKSTIALNLARATAIMGQRVLLVDADLRLPQVHERLKIPNLKGLSNVMTGDCSLEDAMQRSPIDENLTVITAGMIPPDPIQLLSSQKMQQFNQTVTQDFDIVIYDMPPLLGFADSSLLAAQTDGMIVVVGLGTTSRTDLKQALDTLDVSPVSLLGVVANGIKSHTTRSYGYNRYHQYYKAYADGAAAPEPAAESWVDGLRQRLTSAFPAAKDLEDEVDGVNEVDHSVDDAEEVGAGAIADLPGEGGLDQSLTSLEMEDPPNGHQPIPSIFEQDQEHSYQFTGQFTTDELSYTDLYTQSHNQASLNGLANTDLSTWDHPADLPDLSPVEPQEKPSWDDLEPETMQDLARDLDELDELDELQSVPEPFADLLNHEEAWNPADVDLNGDLELEALAADRGENAMLDKLMGFESDDQPSELAMDDAPPSPEEQSFLLKRLSGMNLLSRWQDHPQPPAEADDVTPSLDESKNQVPSSEAIAATESLRQVSNPEAPPSDNHDEGWHDRNDDWQDHDITDLDWQTPVDTADDAPSLEVSQTVGTHNTIPTESPGLTHQTDPESDRSEAVAWLERPAAVDAESAQVQSTLQAAETPVGSEDSSTSLALDTEVDVQTVAQPFQGTDWQSSINQDSPNGQQATQSSITDTHLQDEASDPESDPENDSETGSPFLTAIFIAQEAIAAGQTAQSSEDWLHLAQQWQQASDLMGEVTSGDDQYEMAQQCQHLYQRNSDYARNRAIH